Part of the Antedon mediterranea chromosome 6, ecAntMedi1.1, whole genome shotgun sequence genome, aagacaaatttatggatttgcccaaattaaaccaagggccggtcctccatggacattaagtcccataatggaaatataatgggTGACACTGTGGGTTTATACAGACAGGCAGaaccatggaataaagctgcctgtgcactctcgatccttaaggaacatttatggatttgcccaaattaaccaaagggccggtcctccatggatggacattaagccccataatggaaatataaggggtgacactgtGAGTTCATATAGACAGGCGCGGCCCATGAATTAAGCTgactgtgcactctcgatccttaagacaaatttatggatttgcccaaattaaaccaagggccggtcctccatggacattaagtcccataatggaaatataatgggTGACACTGTGGGTTTATACAGACAGGCAGaaccatggaataaagctgcctgtgcactctcgatccttaaggaacatttatggatttgcccaaattaaccaaagggccggtcctccatggatggacattaagccccataatggaaatataatggatgacactgtgggtttatatagacaggcacatggaataaagctgcctgtgcactctcgatccttaaggaacacttatggatttgcccaaattaacccaagggccggtcatccatggacattaagcctcataatggaaatataaggggtgacaaTGTTGGTTAatatagacaggcacatggaataaagctgcctgtgcactctcgatccttaaagAACCGATTTGGATTTTGcctaaaatgaaacaattacAGCAGGTCATCTATTTAGACCCTTATGCGGTTCTCTACTGTATGGTCAGTTCTACATTTGGCTCCTGTATGGGATCAATGCATTTGGCTACATAAGTTACTGTGTTAGAAATATATCGGGTAATTAAAACTGTAGGTTCCAATATTAAGCCATGGGAAAAGCCTGTCTGTGCACCCTCAATCCGTTTAAAAgaacccatatggatttgccaaAATGAACCAAGGGTAACTTCTGAATTCTCTATGAGCCGTACATTCCGTTTATTGGAAATACATGGATACCTGATTGAAATTGCTCAAAAGAaagacattgtactgtatagtaatagtattattccCCTTCCACACCTCTTTGAATTAAATCTGCCCTGATAGGCTCTTTGTAAAGGCTTTCAAGGCAATAATCacacttgtatttttcaaacagtataatctattagattgaataaaaatatctattataaacaatttgccgTTAGAAATCGCTATGCCATGTCgttatttagatgagaaaaacaggtcaaaggttaaaattacagaaaaataggtgtttaagtcactttttgaaaaaaatgttgcattatgtaaagtataaacatatatattgtgaacaatttgacaccaaaattggctccttacgacaaatatttattaatgtttttataaccttattcaattatgtcaaaggttaataaccacacttccggtcattttcaagcaatatcatctgttatactgaatataaatgtatatcttgggaacaatttgctcctatttttaattctctccgacctgccgttacttagatatagcaaaaagaggtcaaaggtcaaaattgctattatttttcaaagaaagttctgttagagctaatataaacatatacattgtgaacaatttgacactaaaattatctcactacgtccagaatttccagagatatagcatgtttttatattggtcaattttgaactttgaccccttatatctcgaaaacgcttcctatcctgatcgattaccttccatattcgtaatctacggaaaattctggtctagaaaagttggatggcaatttgtcccctttcgggtggtgatatcccccctcctgccaccggactaaaATGGTCCATTTATCGAAGTTGCGTTTATAGACTCACGACGCTTGAATAGCATTTGTTTCCCTTCTGTTCTTTGTAATATTGTTGTAGTTTTCAAATAGTCTTGAGCAGCAGGTCACTGGATAAGTCATCGCTTTTATCGTTTAGATTAAAGTTGATCAAAGAGGGGTACTTTAGGGTTAGGATGGGTATGGTGTCTATACATGGAATACTTGTTTGAATAAGAAGTGCATATTTAACTATTTCATTATGGGTTCTACATCGCATTCATCAAACAATTTCAGCAACTAACGAATTATAAGATTATTTTGTGCAGGGAATCTTAATGCATAATAAATATTCTAAAATTCATTTGGTTACTGGTTCAATGATTTATTCGATATTAGGtcttaacattattaaaacgtacatatctaatttatttttcatttaaaaaatgaataatataggCTTTCCTATAACATCGTTTCTGCCGCCGGATTCATCAGCCATGATAATTAAATGATGATCTTTAGCATGTCATGACCCCAAACAATAGTATCTATATTTTCATAATTGGGGAGAGTCTGTATATAGACTATATCATTATATCAGTCTGGATgattattttgttgtatttgtaCACTTAATAGTTTATATTTCATCTGTTACAAGGATAGGCCTACGAACATGGATTTCTTTAAATCAATGATGCACTATTCAAAGTCAAATGCTAGACCCGTTCCATGAAGATTCTCTCTGATCTTAGCATCAAACTGCTCATTTTGAGCAACAGTAAAGTGGTTCTTCCAGTCACCAATTTGACCTAAAGAGAAATAAACAGTGGGTTGAATTTGGAAAAGAAACACATATAGTAAAAGTAGCGTAAAATTGACTGGAAATATCCAATTTAATCATGCCATCCGTGGGTTGTCTCAGTAGTCGATGTTCTAAACTGCATTTCAACTTAATagaagatataaattaaaagatAATATATTGGCACACATGACGTATAATATCGTAACGCCGACTGTGTTGAACACACAAAAAACTACCGTATTTCATTAATAGTATTCACAGATGGTGACTTTGGATGTCACCATGTCACAACACAAGAGTTCAGCAATTCAAAACGATCCCTCTGAAGCAAGAGGTACCAAACACAACAATCCAAAGTTGTTATATACGCCTCATAAATTACAAACCTTTTCGGATAAATGGTGATTTTCCCACTGCTTTTGTTAGGAACACTCCATCTTTCACTTTCTTCTCAACATCGTCGTAAGTTTTCTTCATATTTTTTACATCCGAGTAATGAACTACCTTGTCAAGTTCTTCGTCCGTTAGAGTGCGCTCCAGATGATTGGCAAACTTAGTGACCGATCCTTTTGGATCCTAAGAAAAATCcataaaaatcatataaaaataattatctttctcattaAACCGAGTTATATTTTCCAATGCAATTGTTGATGAAGTGTATACTTATTTGAActtttttgtttaatcctgCTGTTGTAACATTATCGTTTTTTTCTTCCtatgcgtgttttttaaaatttatttattaagagTGCCTTGAAATTTCCAGTTGGAAGATTATCCTCTTTTAAGTTGAAATAAAGAACAGTATTTTTTAGTTATAGTCGACAATGTGTTAATGACCTATCTGGCGTACCATTCATCTTGCCATAAAGAAGAATTCCTACAAATTACAACTTGTTGTTTTATGTATTCAATATTAGGAAATTGTTTTCAATTCTTGATTTGTTTCTGTTTTCTTTATGAAAATGGTTCATTTGCATACCTTTGGTTCATTTGCATACCTTTTTCATATCTTCATACTTCATATACAAAAAGTTTGAATCATGTCGATGTTTCCAGTATTCCAGAGCATGCGTGAAGAATCCTCCCATTAGTACTGCAAAAAAAGAATTATGATACACCAGTGGTTAGAAAAGTTGCTGTGGCTAGTTGTTGATTAACACTTTTTGAAATGAACAAAAAGAATACAGCTAATATAATATGGGTGTCCTTACAATCTTCTTGTTTTATCCATTCGTCAGCAAAAGTATTCCAAGTTGCATCCAGAGCCGACACACCAATTTTGTTGTTAGCATGATACAACGATACTCCACAATCTTTAGGATTTCGGGTTACGTAGATAACCTGCAAGACGAATTCCAATgaatttgtaattgtattatttcTTACACCTATAATAAATGCAATATCGACACCCCAAAACTTTGAAGCAATTGGATAATTATGGTCAACAAATCAAATCATGAGATAATTATGGAACCTTTAACTCAAATTGGTTTGAAAGGCTTATGTATACGGTAAATTAGACATCCATCCTCCAATAGAAAATTTGTCACGAATTAAATAGATGTTTCTTCAagctttttaaaatcaaatccAATCGTGTTAGTGATTGTGTTTATATTGAGAGTTAGGCCGAATAGACGGAATGTGCATGTGACAGTGGACTGTAGCTCGGTTCCCACTACCCTGTACGACGCGACGGAAGGAGGTAAGCGTTGCAACTCAAGtgattgaccaatcacgagAGGTTCAACTGTCtaaagtgggaaccaagctttagttgtGGAGACATCAACAAACAACAATTGGATAATGTTGCAGAAATCGTATCGTACCTTTGGTTTCTTTGTAAACACCTGAGGAGGAAGTAGAGATTCTTGCAGATGCGTGAGAATAACTCTTTGACCTTCTATTGCTTCCAACTTTTTGTAAAAAGGCGCAAGAGATTTTATGTCAGTTTTGTCCTTTATGTAAGACATTTCCAGAGCAGCTTCCTGACAAGAACGGTCAATTTTGTCCGGATCACCACCAGTTAgaattaaattgataatttcATTCGACCAGTGagttcctttaaaaaaaaaaagagtgaGATCGTTATAGCCTGCTATTCAATTTTCAAAATCCAAGAAATCGTTTATGCGCAAACTTCCCGCTGTCTACttattttaaagcaaataaaATGCGCAACCGTAGCTAAGGGACGTTCGATTCTACAGTATAATGTAACCGGCATAACATAGATACTGTATAGTGTCAGGAGAGGATACACTATATCATAATGACATGAACGTGGCTGTCAGAAGACTCGATACTGGGATGCTGTTTACTATCGCTAGACTTAATACCGCTCCACATGCAGAagaaaaattatacattttaatatcataatcTAGAGCATATCAAGTGGGATATTACTTCATTtccattaaaaaatgtttagctATAAATATGATCTCTGCAAATAAGGTATGCTGCATAATCAATCATTTTTGCTTTCTTTTGAATTAGGGCTGTAAACATTTGGATAAGATTACGACTGTTTACACAGATTAGACCGAGTTTACTTATGCTTGAAAACGTGCCCCATGTTTGATCATTCAACCGTCAGATTTTGATATGTAttactaatatttttttagtaaattatcGTTCCatgaatgataatattaaatttaaaaagtatacataaaaattaataatcatcaTCCATCGTCATAATTAGTATTAGTAGAATATATTCAAGTTATGTTATATGCctagtaaacacattttttttactgaaaaataaatatttttggtgtaaaaattatttaccaCATTTTGCATAAGTAACCAAAAAGATATCGTCAGGTCTGACTTCAAACGTTGGCATGGCATCTAAGTTTCCAACTGGAAAGACCATGGTGTGGAACTTAATCCCTTTGTAGTGATAGTATCCCTTCTGGAACATTTCGGTTGAAAATTGTTCTGCGGCTGACATTTTGAACTGTGAATATAATTCATTCAATTATTGCCAGAATCTTAAATTGATTTATACTATACATCATACATTACAAACAGTCTATACAAAAGAAATATAGTACACAATGTGATTTTTTTAATCGAGTAGGTCAACTACTGACCTGACCATAGAGAGAGTGAATTGAGATAGAGTACCGTATGCCTACAAATTACAACACTTCAAAATGTACTGTGTTGCTCTGAACTGGGCGaattttcttaagctctgtctgcacaaacaaactttatatgacGAATCAAAATTGATgctcccatatatggacataatgatgtgttactaccatatttgagaatatcactaacatatttggacacatcatactttttttggcACAAATTCATagtagacagaactttacatTAATCAGCACTCCTCTTCAAACATACGTATGCCTAACATGT contains:
- the LOC140052475 gene encoding uncharacterized protein translates to MSAADQFSTEKFQKGYYHYKGIKFHMMMLPPGNLDAMATFEVRPDDIFLVTYAKCGTHWSYEIINLILNGGDPDKIDRTCQEAPLEMSYIKDKTDMKSFEPFYKKIEAKKGQRVILTHLPESLLPPQVFTKKPKVRFDFHVIYVTRNPKDCGVSLYHATKGVGMTAHTNWSTFVDEWIKQEDILLGGFFTHVLDYWKHRHDSNFLYMKYEDMKRDPRGSVTKFADHLERCLTDEELDNVVHYSDVKNMKKTYDNVEKNVKDGVFLTKAMGKSSFIRKGQIGDWKNHFTVAQNEQFEAKIRENLHGTGLVFDFFKMSAAEQFSTEMFQKGYYHYKGIKFHTMVFPVGNLDAMPTFEVRPDDIFLVTYAKCGTHWSNEIINLILTGGDPDKIDRSCQEAALEMSYIKDKTDIKSLAPFYKKLEAIEGQRVILTHLQESLLPPQVFTKKPKVIYVTRNPKDCGVSLYHANNKIGVSALDATWNTFADEWIKQEDLLMGGFFTHALEYWKHRHDSNFLYMKYEDMKKDPKGSVTKFANHLERTLTDEELDKVVHYSDVKNMKKTYDDVEKKVKDGVFLTKAVGKSPFIRKGQIGDWKNHFTVAQNEQFDAKIRENLHGTGLAFDFE